A genomic window from Pseudomonadota bacterium includes:
- a CDS encoding hydantoinase/oxoprolinase family protein, whose protein sequence is MSGAIVGVDVGGTFTDLVYMEPGGDVRIAKVPTTPGNQAEGFMAALAEASVELASVANISHGTTTTTNALLERKLSKCGMITTKGFRDVLELGRRTRPQPYGLIGQFIPLVPRELRLEVAERMDADGNILTPLDEELMRTAVRALIAAGCESLVVHFLHSYRNPTHERRAVEIAQELWPNEYITAGHAILSEYREYERGVTATVNACVQPVLQRYLVNLRRQLADGGFRHDLLVMQGNGGSVSSGIAAEAAVKTVMSGPASGVMAAAATARATGIDNLITFDTGGTSCDVGLVQGGVPDVTSEMELEYAMPIHVPMVDVHTIGAGGGSIAFVNEAGMLQVGPESAGAQPGPICYGRGGTRPTITDANLLLGRLDPAGLLGVAGDAPLDAVRDAINQEICQPLGLGLEQAAAAIIAIGNDRMAGAIRMVTLARGHDPRDFTLFAFGGAGPMHAAALARELSIPRVLIPARPGITNAIGCITADLRHDYVNTLNAPLSVLDVAEAHAILEAQIAEGRATIRREGVAVTSIDCLHFADMQFEGQTHLLTVPLSGTVVQVAELQAAFETVYFDRFHVELEEIRAVLVSLHTAVIGRRPGAPLEALAAASDNGSLADARRGQRAVWFAGEAHETPIYQRHLLPADMVLDGPAIIEQMDCTIVVEPGNRVTLDGLGNLVIEVAP, encoded by the coding sequence GTGAGCGGCGCGATTGTTGGCGTCGATGTCGGTGGTACCTTCACCGATCTCGTTTATATGGAGCCGGGCGGCGATGTGCGCATCGCCAAGGTGCCGACCACGCCCGGCAATCAGGCGGAGGGATTTATGGCGGCTCTGGCCGAGGCCAGCGTCGAGCTGGCTTCGGTTGCCAATATCAGTCACGGCACCACTACCACCACCAATGCCCTGCTGGAACGCAAGCTCAGCAAATGCGGGATGATCACCACCAAGGGCTTCCGTGACGTGCTCGAACTCGGCCGCCGCACCCGCCCACAGCCCTATGGTTTGATCGGTCAATTCATCCCTCTCGTACCGCGCGAATTGCGGCTAGAGGTGGCCGAGCGCATGGATGCCGACGGGAATATTCTAACGCCCTTGGACGAGGAATTGATGCGCACAGCGGTGCGCGCCCTCATCGCGGCGGGCTGCGAATCGCTGGTCGTGCATTTTCTCCACAGCTACCGCAATCCGACGCATGAGCGCCGCGCGGTGGAAATCGCGCAAGAGCTGTGGCCCAATGAATACATCACGGCGGGCCATGCCATCTTGTCCGAATACCGCGAATATGAGCGTGGCGTGACGGCCACGGTGAACGCTTGCGTGCAGCCGGTGTTGCAACGCTATCTTGTGAATCTACGGCGCCAACTGGCCGATGGCGGCTTTCGCCACGACCTTTTGGTCATGCAAGGCAATGGCGGCAGCGTCTCTTCTGGCATCGCCGCCGAAGCGGCGGTGAAGACGGTGATGTCCGGTCCCGCGTCAGGCGTCATGGCGGCGGCGGCCACGGCGCGCGCTACTGGTATCGACAATCTCATTACCTTCGATACCGGCGGTACCAGTTGCGATGTCGGTTTGGTGCAGGGCGGCGTGCCCGATGTGACCTCCGAGATGGAGCTCGAATACGCCATGCCGATTCATGTGCCGATGGTAGACGTGCATACCATCGGCGCCGGCGGCGGTTCGATCGCCTTCGTCAATGAGGCCGGCATGTTGCAGGTCGGACCCGAGAGCGCCGGCGCCCAGCCGGGGCCAATCTGTTACGGCCGCGGCGGCACACGCCCGACCATTACCGATGCCAACCTGTTGCTCGGGCGGCTCGATCCGGCCGGTCTTCTCGGCGTTGCCGGCGACGCGCCGCTCGACGCTGTGCGCGATGCGATTAACCAGGAGATTTGCCAACCGCTCGGCCTCGGGCTCGAACAGGCGGCGGCGGCGATCATCGCCATCGGCAACGATCGCATGGCCGGCGCCATCCGCATGGTGACCCTGGCGCGCGGTCATGACCCGCGTGATTTCACCCTGTTCGCGTTCGGTGGCGCCGGGCCAATGCACGCCGCCGCCCTGGCGCGTGAATTGAGCATCCCGCGCGTGCTGATACCGGCGCGCCCTGGTATCACGAACGCCATCGGCTGCATTACCGCCGATTTGCGCCATGACTATGTGAATACCCTGAACGCGCCGCTTTCGGTTCTCGATGTCGCCGAGGCGCACGCCATTCTCGAGGCGCAAATCGCGGAAGGTCGGGCGACCATCCGCCGTGAGGGCGTCGCCGTAACCAGCATCGATTGCCTCCATTTTGCCGATATGCAGTTCGAGGGCCAAACCCATCTGCTCACCGTTCCACTGAGCGGAACGGTGGTGCAAGTGGCGGAGCTACAGGCTGCCTTCGAGACCGTCTATTTCGATCGCTTTCATGTCGAACTGGAAGAAATCCGCGCCGTCCTGGTAAGCCTCCACACCGCCGTAATCGGGCGCCGGCCGGGCGCTCCCCTGGAAGCCCTGGCTGCGGCCAGCGACAATGGCTCCTTGGCAGATGCGCGGCGCGGCCAACGCGCTGTCTGGTTTGCCGGAGAGGCGCACGAAACGCCGATTTATCAGCGCCACCTTTTGCCCGCCGACATGGTGCTCGATGGCCCCGCCATCATCGAGCAAATGGATTGCACCATCGTCGTCGAGCCGGGCAATCGCGTGACGCTGGATGGTCTCGGCAATTTGGTGATCGAGGTGGCACCATGA
- a CDS encoding UPF0280 family protein produces the protein MTGAAQIALLADGRRLHLNHGPIDIVALAEGDEAEVMVAYSQAGVRFATILDELVTELPRLRAPVGAARPLLNGAVARRMVAAVWPHRDAFVTPMAAVAGAVADDVLGALVAGRDLSRVYINNGGDIAIHLATGQSFDAGIVDDADAPAIDARVRLAQNMPVRGLATSGWRGRSHSLGIADAVTVLARSAAEADVAATLIANRVDVDHPAIRRAPANTLSDDSDLGDLPVTVAVGELPDDAVERALAAGLAHASVIQAKGHIFSAYLSLQGRVITLTAEARLSAARGVA, from the coding sequence GTGACCGGCGCGGCACAAATCGCGCTGTTGGCCGATGGCCGGCGGCTGCATCTCAATCATGGCCCCATCGATATTGTTGCCCTGGCGGAAGGTGACGAAGCCGAAGTCATGGTGGCCTATTCACAGGCAGGGGTGCGCTTCGCCACAATTCTCGATGAACTGGTCACAGAATTGCCGCGCCTGCGCGCGCCCGTCGGCGCGGCGCGGCCGCTCCTCAACGGCGCCGTGGCGCGGCGCATGGTGGCTGCGGTGTGGCCGCATCGGGATGCCTTCGTGACGCCGATGGCGGCGGTGGCGGGCGCGGTCGCAGATGACGTGCTTGGTGCACTGGTCGCGGGGCGCGATCTGAGCCGGGTCTATATCAACAACGGCGGTGATATCGCCATTCATCTCGCCACTGGCCAGTCTTTTGATGCCGGTATCGTCGATGATGCCGATGCGCCGGCCATCGATGCGCGGGTGCGGCTCGCGCAGAACATGCCGGTGCGCGGCCTCGCGACCTCTGGCTGGCGTGGGCGCTCGCATTCTCTTGGCATCGCCGATGCTGTCACCGTGCTGGCGCGCTCCGCTGCCGAGGCCGATGTTGCCGCCACGCTGATTGCCAATAGGGTCGATGTGGATCATCCGGCAATCAGGCGCGCGCCGGCCAACACGCTCTCCGATGACAGCGACCTTGGCGATCTTCCGGTGACCGTCGCGGTCGGTGAATTGCCCGATGATGCGGTTGAACGAGCACTTGCCGCCGGCCTCGCTCACGCCAGTGTCATACAGGCCAAGGGGCACATTTTCAGTGCCTACCTCTCGCTTCAGGGCCGGGTGATTACGCTAACTGCCGAGGCCCGTCTATCGGCCGCGCGAGGTGTCGCGTGA
- a CDS encoding MarR family winged helix-turn-helix transcriptional regulator produces MTADRAGEQAQNAYRLEDQVGHLLRRAHQRATAIFLARIQDAQITPTQFAAVAKLADAGELSQNYLGRLTAMDPATIQGVTRRLKARGLITGRADPEDGRRILLRLSTKGARLAQSVIPQGFDVSGEILKPLSSTEQRQFLRLLKRLI; encoded by the coding sequence ATGACCGCCGACAGAGCTGGAGAGCAGGCGCAAAACGCCTACCGCTTGGAAGACCAAGTGGGGCATTTGCTGCGCCGTGCCCATCAGCGCGCGACGGCGATTTTCCTGGCGCGTATTCAGGATGCACAGATCACGCCGACGCAATTCGCCGCCGTGGCCAAGCTGGCCGATGCGGGTGAGCTGAGCCAAAACTATCTCGGGCGTTTGACGGCGATGGACCCGGCAACCATCCAGGGCGTCACCCGTCGGCTCAAGGCGCGTGGTTTAATCACCGGGCGCGCCGACCCCGAGGACGGCCGGCGCATACTGCTGCGTCTGAGCACTAAGGGCGCGCGTCTGGCACAAAGTGTGATTCCGCAAGGTTTTGACGTAAGCGGGGAGATATTAAAGCCTTTGTCCTCGACCGAGCAGAGACAGTTTCTGCGCCTCCTGAAGCGCTTGATCTGA
- a CDS encoding molybdopterin-dependent oxidoreductase, giving the protein MTTAVQFSVNGRDVSVDAPGVKRLADVLRDDLGLKGTKIGCNAGDCGACTVLIDGEQVCACMVSLAQAEGRKVATIEGLANGAALHKLQEAFHRHGAAQCGICTPGMLMAASDLLARVPEPSESQVKDALGGVLCRCTGYLKIIEAVLDVSGEGLGVAPPAGDAVGARLAKLDGLAKLSGAESYGADAIPEDALWLRVVRSPHAFARFTLGDMDAFVAAHPGLTRVLTAADSPENRYAIMPGRKDQPVLAEGLVRLRGEGVVALVGERATVEAIRDADVPIIYEPLKAMLDIASAMAPGAFQLHDDRPGNILAEGRVKKGDVAAAFKTCAAIAEGQFETAYVEHAYIEPEAGWARRIGDRIEIHVSTQTPVMDRDEVADVLKLAKEDVRIIPTACGGGFGGKLDLSVQPLVAVAAWLTKRPVAAVYSRPESMMSTTKRHPAFMTARFGCDAEGRLLAVKFHADVNTGGYASWGPTVAGRVPVHAMGPYHVPHVETTGRAVLTNGPSCGAFRGFGVPQAAIAHETMLDDLAEKLGLDRLQIRLLNALRTGQATGTGQVLEASAGLAPCLELLEPHWHAALQEVAAFNAGAGQRRRGTGIGCMWYGIGNTGLSNPSSMRVTLDGSGELMLYNGAVDIGQGSTTIIAQICADGLGLPVAQMKQVVGDTDLTADAGKTSASRQTFVSGKAAQLAGEDLRQNILRHANAGPDSAIELTGHIVTVRDGAERHQIDLSTLSAGGDGAVLEGNGTFDPPTVPLDENGQGSPYATYGFAAQIATVEVDMELGTTKVLKITAAHDVGRAINPIQVEGQVQGGIAQGLGFALMEEYVPGRSDNLHDYLIPTIGDMPEIEVLVVEEEEPLGPYGAKGVGEPGLIPTAPAIFGAIRHATGIRLTRAPALPHRVRAAILAQSNNKSQNGG; this is encoded by the coding sequence ATGACCACGGCCGTACAATTCTCGGTCAACGGACGCGACGTCAGTGTGGACGCGCCCGGTGTCAAGCGGCTCGCCGACGTGCTGCGCGACGATCTCGGCCTGAAAGGCACTAAGATCGGCTGCAATGCTGGCGATTGCGGCGCCTGCACCGTGCTTATCGATGGCGAACAGGTCTGCGCCTGCATGGTGTCACTGGCCCAGGCCGAAGGGCGCAAGGTGGCGACGATCGAGGGTCTCGCCAATGGCGCGGCGCTGCACAAACTACAAGAGGCCTTTCATCGCCATGGCGCGGCGCAGTGCGGTATCTGCACCCCCGGCATGCTGATGGCGGCAAGCGATTTGCTGGCGCGTGTGCCTGAGCCGAGCGAAAGCCAAGTGAAGGATGCGCTCGGCGGCGTGCTCTGCCGCTGCACCGGCTATCTCAAGATCATCGAAGCGGTGCTCGACGTTTCCGGCGAAGGTCTTGGTGTTGCGCCGCCGGCAGGCGACGCGGTCGGCGCCCGTCTCGCCAAGCTCGATGGTTTGGCCAAACTAAGCGGCGCTGAATCTTATGGCGCTGACGCGATTCCTGAGGATGCCCTGTGGCTCCGCGTCGTGCGTTCACCGCATGCGTTTGCGCGCTTCACTCTTGGCGATATGGACGCTTTCGTTGCCGCCCACCCCGGGCTTACTCGCGTGCTGACCGCGGCGGATTCGCCGGAAAACCGCTACGCCATCATGCCCGGCCGCAAGGACCAGCCGGTTCTGGCGGAGGGCTTGGTGCGGCTTCGCGGTGAAGGCGTGGTCGCCCTGGTTGGAGAGCGCGCTACCGTCGAGGCCATCCGCGATGCCGACGTGCCGATCATTTATGAGCCACTCAAAGCCATGCTCGATATCGCCTCAGCAATGGCGCCTGGCGCCTTTCAACTGCATGACGATCGGCCGGGCAATATCCTCGCCGAGGGTCGGGTAAAAAAGGGCGATGTCGCCGCGGCGTTTAAGACATGTGCCGCCATCGCCGAAGGCCAGTTTGAAACCGCTTATGTCGAGCATGCCTATATCGAGCCCGAGGCGGGCTGGGCGCGTCGCATCGGGGATCGAATAGAAATCCACGTCTCTACCCAAACGCCAGTCATGGACCGTGACGAAGTGGCAGACGTCCTCAAATTGGCCAAGGAAGATGTCCGCATCATCCCGACAGCCTGCGGCGGCGGCTTTGGCGGCAAGCTCGATCTTTCGGTGCAGCCTTTGGTCGCCGTTGCAGCCTGGCTGACGAAGCGTCCGGTCGCCGCCGTCTACAGCCGCCCTGAAAGCATGATGAGCACGACCAAGCGGCACCCGGCTTTCATGACGGCGCGCTTCGGTTGCGACGCCGAGGGCCGTTTGCTGGCGGTCAAATTTCATGCCGACGTGAACACCGGCGGCTATGCCTCGTGGGGGCCGACCGTTGCCGGGCGTGTCCCGGTGCATGCCATGGGCCCCTATCATGTGCCGCATGTCGAAACTACCGGCCGCGCAGTGTTGACCAACGGCCCCTCCTGCGGTGCCTTCCGCGGATTCGGTGTGCCGCAAGCGGCCATCGCCCATGAAACCATGCTTGATGATCTTGCCGAGAAACTTGGCCTCGACCGTCTGCAAATTCGTCTCCTCAATGCGCTCCGCACCGGACAGGCTACCGGCACCGGACAAGTGCTGGAAGCTAGCGCCGGCCTCGCGCCGTGCCTGGAATTGCTCGAGCCGCATTGGCACGCCGCGCTGCAAGAAGTGGCCGCATTCAATGCCGGCGCCGGCCAGCGTCGTCGCGGCACCGGCATCGGCTGTATGTGGTACGGCATCGGCAATACCGGGCTCAGCAACCCCTCCAGCATGCGCGTCACGCTCGATGGGAGTGGCGAATTGATGCTCTATAACGGCGCCGTCGATATCGGCCAGGGCTCGACAACGATCATTGCGCAAATCTGTGCCGACGGGCTCGGCCTACCAGTGGCACAGATGAAGCAGGTTGTCGGCGATACCGACCTGACAGCAGATGCCGGTAAAACTTCTGCGTCGCGCCAAACTTTCGTGTCCGGCAAGGCGGCGCAGCTGGCCGGCGAGGATCTGCGCCAGAACATATTGCGCCACGCGAATGCCGGCCCCGATTCCGCAATCGAGCTGACCGGCCATATCGTCACCGTGCGCGATGGCGCTGAGCGTCATCAAATTGACCTTTCCACTCTTTCCGCTGGCGGCGATGGGGCCGTCCTCGAAGGGAATGGCACGTTCGACCCGCCGACGGTCCCATTGGATGAGAACGGTCAGGGCTCGCCCTACGCCACGTATGGCTTCGCCGCCCAGATCGCCACGGTCGAAGTGGATATGGAATTGGGCACCACCAAGGTGCTGAAAATCACCGCCGCGCATGATGTCGGGCGCGCCATCAATCCGATTCAAGTGGAAGGCCAAGTGCAAGGCGGCATCGCCCAGGGGCTCGGCTTCGCGTTGATGGAAGAATATGTGCCGGGGCGGAGCGACAATCTGCACGATTATCTGATTCCAACAATCGGCGACATGCCCGAAATCGAAGTGCTGGTTGTCGAGGAGGAAGAGCCGCTCGGCCCCTACGGCGCCAAAGGCGTTGGCGAGCCGGGATTGATCCCCACTGCGCCGGCGATCTTCGGCGCTATCCGCCATGCCACCGGCATCCGTCTCACCCGCGCTCCGGCGCTGCCGCACCGCGTGCGCGCGGCAATTTTGGCCCAGAGCAACAATAAGTCGCAAAATGGTGGCTGA
- a CDS encoding hydantoinase B/oxoprolinase family protein yields MSAIDPVTLSVVQSGLQQVCNEMDLAFVRSAFSPVISEALDRSDGIYSKEDGSLIAQGELGLPVFVGTMQFSTRTVIERAPEIWPGDIFAVNDPYLGGTHLMDVRFHMPFYYQGELFAWLSNTGHWPDTGGMVPGGFSAHATEVEQEGLRFPPVKLYKKGVLDQEILSIFLSNMRIADQRIGDIKAQSAALFVGERRLTALLDKYGVDLVNAVIKEMRTRAARQMRARIGTIPDGVYQGLSYVDSDGVVNEPLKVDLKITKQDGELYFDLSSSSPPCQGPMNSVLATTKSSIYLAMKHIFPEVPINAGTFEPLHITDPDGTFLYAKYPRPVSGCAAEVSQRIAEAVFDALAKAIPERLFAAPAGTSGNFALGGYDPARERPYVLYFFTGGGYGGSPQGDGLTNGCSTIGISKSQPVEVLEQRYPVLFDEYSLHEGSGGAGEYRGGFGINYTVRLRRGTARASMVMDHGRVGPNGMAGGAPGGVNRVSVERADGVYHPPHLSKDQDITLAAGECVHISTPGGGGYGNARARDPERVRRDVQRGYYSPEEAKTLFAVVLTAASLDVDADATAILRSAKASE; encoded by the coding sequence ATGAGCGCGATCGATCCCGTCACCCTTTCGGTGGTGCAAAGCGGCCTGCAACAGGTCTGCAACGAGATGGATTTGGCCTTCGTGCGCTCGGCCTTCAGCCCAGTGATATCGGAAGCGCTTGACCGCTCAGACGGCATCTATTCCAAGGAAGACGGTTCGCTCATCGCCCAGGGCGAACTCGGCCTGCCGGTGTTTGTCGGCACCATGCAATTCTCCACCCGTACCGTCATCGAACGCGCACCCGAAATTTGGCCCGGCGATATTTTTGCCGTCAACGATCCTTATCTCGGCGGCACCCATCTGATGGATGTGCGCTTCCACATGCCGTTTTATTACCAGGGCGAGCTGTTTGCCTGGCTCTCCAACACCGGCCATTGGCCGGATACCGGCGGCATGGTGCCGGGTGGCTTTTCCGCTCACGCCACCGAGGTCGAGCAAGAAGGCCTGCGTTTTCCACCGGTGAAGCTCTATAAAAAAGGTGTCCTAGATCAAGAAATTCTCTCGATCTTCCTTTCCAATATGCGCATCGCCGACCAGCGCATAGGCGATATCAAGGCGCAATCGGCAGCGCTTTTTGTCGGCGAGCGCCGCCTTACTGCATTGCTCGATAAATACGGCGTCGATCTGGTGAACGCGGTGATCAAGGAGATGCGCACCCGCGCCGCGCGGCAAATGCGCGCCCGCATCGGCACCATCCCGGACGGCGTCTATCAAGGTCTGTCCTACGTCGATTCAGACGGCGTGGTGAACGAGCCGCTCAAGGTCGACCTGAAAATAACCAAACAAGATGGCGAGCTTTATTTCGATTTGTCGAGCTCAAGCCCGCCCTGCCAAGGGCCGATGAACAGCGTGCTCGCCACCACCAAATCCTCCATTTACCTGGCTATGAAGCATATCTTCCCGGAAGTGCCGATCAATGCGGGCACTTTTGAGCCGCTCCATATCACCGATCCTGACGGCACGTTTCTCTATGCGAAATACCCCCGTCCGGTATCAGGCTGCGCGGCGGAAGTAAGCCAGCGCATCGCCGAGGCGGTGTTCGATGCGCTCGCCAAGGCGATCCCCGAGCGCTTGTTCGCCGCGCCGGCCGGCACGTCAGGAAATTTTGCCCTTGGCGGTTACGACCCTGCGCGCGAGCGCCCCTATGTGCTTTATTTTTTTACCGGCGGCGGCTATGGCGGCTCGCCGCAGGGCGATGGCCTCACCAACGGCTGTTCGACTATCGGTATCTCGAAATCGCAGCCCGTCGAAGTGCTTGAACAACGCTATCCAGTACTGTTCGACGAATATTCTCTACATGAAGGCTCGGGCGGCGCCGGCGAATATCGCGGCGGCTTTGGCATTAATTACACCGTGCGCCTGCGGCGTGGTACGGCGCGCGCCTCGATGGTGATGGATCATGGCCGCGTCGGTCCGAACGGCATGGCCGGCGGCGCTCCCGGCGGCGTCAATCGGGTCAGTGTCGAACGCGCAGATGGCGTCTATCACCCGCCGCATCTCTCCAAGGATCAGGACATCACGCTCGCCGCCGGGGAATGTGTCCACATCTCGACACCGGGCGGCGGCGGCTACGGCAACGCGCGTGCACGCGACCCGGAGCGAGTCCGACGGGACGTACAGCGCGGCTATTATTCGCCGGAGGAAGCCAAAACCCTATTCGCCGTCGTGCTGACGGCAGCCTCGCTTGACGTTGACGCCGACGCTACAGCGATATTGCGCAGCGCGAAGGCGTCCGAATAA
- a CDS encoding 6-hydroxynicotinate reductase: MVAETVSDVIRCDACPVLCRIREGKAGACDRYANVDGKLTRVDPLLVASRSDKLLPFMESSQAWSGEMLTPGDSFVTGLGSGTTYPDYKPAPFIISAEIDGVDMVTVVSEGIFSYCGVKVKVDTDRYLGPEQAIVRCQGEPIGHVTTAEYGSQMLSLGGVRHFTGGSKREGTVTCAALLAMCNGEAVELSVDDGSSVVVQAGAAPIVDGEQEKRMRVGCGSAAMGMFAQQWFGHADEVIVVDDHITGVMSEHMAGQFLGVPPAGIRVRGRRSTPGRYFQVAGHGSGWGGTDVDDPLDIIERIDPKKAWPGLRLHMVSTTGEDAAWYVLDDDLKPVPRDVPEAIETVVARIAENCEPALSTVLFMAGAGGSLRAGVTENPVRLTKSVKAALTRVTCGGAPVYIWPGGGITLMVDVTRMPQNSFGYVPTPALVAPIEFTLTREDYAALGGHVSAIVGLDQVPGQGGNMRVDAWNDANPWPVGSGA, translated from the coding sequence ATGGTGGCTGAAACCGTCAGCGATGTCATCCGCTGCGATGCTTGCCCGGTGCTGTGCCGTATCCGCGAAGGCAAGGCCGGCGCCTGCGATCGCTATGCCAATGTCGACGGCAAGCTTACCCGTGTAGACCCGCTTCTCGTCGCCAGCCGCTCGGACAAGCTGTTGCCGTTCATGGAGAGTAGCCAAGCATGGTCAGGCGAGATGTTGACGCCGGGCGATAGTTTCGTCACCGGTCTCGGCTCTGGCACCACCTATCCGGATTACAAACCGGCGCCCTTTATTATTTCCGCTGAAATCGATGGCGTCGATATGGTCACCGTCGTCTCGGAAGGCATTTTCAGCTATTGCGGCGTCAAGGTGAAAGTCGATACCGACCGTTATCTCGGTCCCGAGCAAGCCATCGTGCGCTGCCAGGGCGAGCCGATCGGCCATGTCACCACAGCGGAATATGGCTCGCAGATGCTCTCCCTCGGCGGCGTGCGCCATTTTACCGGCGGCTCCAAGCGGGAGGGCACGGTTACTTGTGCGGCGCTCCTGGCCATGTGCAATGGTGAGGCGGTGGAACTTAGCGTCGATGACGGCTCTTCTGTTGTGGTGCAGGCGGGCGCTGCACCGATCGTCGACGGCGAGCAGGAAAAGCGCATGCGCGTCGGCTGCGGTTCCGCCGCAATGGGCATGTTCGCCCAACAATGGTTTGGCCATGCCGATGAGGTGATCGTGGTGGACGATCATATTACCGGCGTGATGAGCGAGCATATGGCCGGACAATTTCTCGGTGTGCCGCCGGCCGGTATCCGCGTGCGCGGGCGGCGTTCGACGCCGGGTCGCTATTTCCAGGTTGCCGGGCACGGCTCGGGCTGGGGCGGCACGGATGTCGACGACCCGTTGGATATCATCGAGCGTATCGACCCCAAGAAAGCCTGGCCGGGTCTGCGTCTCCACATGGTTTCCACCACCGGCGAGGATGCCGCCTGGTATGTGCTCGACGATGATTTAAAGCCCGTGCCCCGAGATGTGCCGGAAGCAATCGAAACGGTGGTGGCGCGCATCGCCGAGAACTGCGAACCGGCGCTCTCAACGGTGCTGTTCATGGCCGGCGCGGGCGGCAGTCTCCGCGCCGGGGTGACCGAGAATCCGGTGCGCCTCACCAAATCGGTAAAAGCGGCGCTGACGCGCGTCACCTGCGGCGGCGCGCCGGTCTACATTTGGCCGGGTGGCGGTATCACTCTGATGGTTGATGTCACCCGCATGCCGCAAAATTCTTTTGGCTATGTGCCCACGCCGGCACTGGTAGCGCCCATCGAGTTTACTTTGACTCGCGAGGATTACGCAGCGCTCGGTGGCCATGTCTCGGCCATTGTCGGGCTCGACCAGGTGCCGGGGCAGGGCGGCAACATGCGCGTCGACGCGTGGAACGACGCCAACCCCTGGCCAGTAGGCAGCGGCGCGTGA
- a CDS encoding SDR family oxidoreductase: MDWSTDFSGKSAFVTGAGGGMGLAAATSLLQAGADVTLFDLKEAPDGLPKGARYIQGDASDNAAVAAAIGAQAKAAGRLDFLINAAGVLWFERDKSAVDIDLDLWDQVFAINLKSVVHTVRHAVPLMKQTGGGAMVHISTIQCLRGDTQPQDAYQASKAGMVALSKSVAIQFAADNIRSNVIFPGPTLSPMQQRWYDDPAKGEMIADYVPLKRLGTPQDMANACLFLLSNAAAFVTGTELTVDGGMTAMP, encoded by the coding sequence ATGGATTGGAGCACGGATTTTTCTGGCAAGAGCGCATTTGTCACCGGCGCCGGCGGTGGCATGGGCTTAGCCGCGGCAACCAGCCTGCTGCAAGCAGGCGCGGACGTCACGCTCTTTGATCTCAAAGAAGCGCCGGATGGGTTGCCAAAAGGGGCGCGCTATATCCAGGGCGACGCCAGCGATAATGCCGCTGTGGCCGCTGCCATCGGCGCCCAGGCCAAGGCCGCCGGGCGGCTCGATTTTCTCATCAATGCGGCCGGAGTGCTGTGGTTCGAGCGCGATAAATCAGCGGTCGATATCGATCTAGATCTGTGGGATCAGGTGTTCGCCATCAATCTCAAATCGGTCGTGCATACGGTGCGCCACGCGGTGCCGCTGATGAAGCAGACAGGCGGCGGCGCGATGGTGCATATTTCCACCATCCAATGCCTGCGCGGCGACACCCAGCCGCAGGACGCTTATCAAGCCTCCAAGGCCGGCATGGTGGCGCTGTCGAAGTCCGTCGCCATTCAGTTCGCTGCTGACAACATCCGCTCCAACGTGATCTTTCCCGGCCCCACCCTGTCGCCGATGCAGCAGCGCTGGTACGACGATCCCGCCAAGGGCGAGATGATTGCAGATTATGTGCCGCTGAAACGTCTCGGAACGCCGCAAGATATGGCCAATGCCTGTCTTTTTCTGCTGTCGAACGCAGCCGCCTTCGTGACCGGCACCGAATTGACGGTGGATGGCGGCATGACGGCAATGCCTTGA
- a CDS encoding xanthine dehydrogenase family protein subunit M, protein MAEYLRPATLNSALDALDGAPWSVLAGGTDFYPARVDRALDEDVLDISALRELRSIEALADHWRFGALTTWSDIIRADLPPMFDGLKLASREVGGVQIQNMGTLGGNLCNASPAADGVPPLLSLGASLELSSAQGVQNMALEQFIQGSRRTALRPGQLLTALIIPKPRQTRAAAHFRKLGARKYMVISIVMVAANLEINEDGQVSAARVAAGACSEVACRLPALEEALVGTLCSAELGEEVAPQHLTPLAPLDDLRGSAAYRRDAALTLVRRTLNELGARA, encoded by the coding sequence ATGGCTGAATATTTACGCCCCGCAACACTGAATTCGGCATTAGACGCGCTGGACGGCGCGCCTTGGAGCGTGCTTGCCGGCGGCACCGATTTTTATCCCGCGCGGGTCGATCGCGCACTCGACGAAGACGTGCTCGATATCAGCGCCTTGCGCGAACTGCGCAGCATCGAAGCCCTTGCCGATCACTGGCGCTTCGGCGCGCTTACGACCTGGAGCGATATCATCCGTGCCGATCTGCCGCCGATGTTCGACGGCCTCAAATTGGCGTCGCGTGAGGTCGGCGGCGTGCAAATACAAAATATGGGCACGCTCGGCGGCAATCTGTGCAATGCCTCTCCAGCAGCCGACGGCGTACCGCCACTGCTGAGCCTTGGCGCCTCACTCGAACTGTCGTCGGCACAGGGCGTGCAAAATATGGCGCTCGAACAATTCATTCAGGGCTCGCGCAGAACGGCGCTCAGGCCGGGCCAGCTTTTGACGGCGTTGATAATTCCCAAACCGCGCCAAACCCGCGCCGCCGCGCATTTCCGCAAGCTTGGCGCGCGCAAATATATGGTGATCTCCATCGTCATGGTGGCGGCGAATTTGGAAATCAACGAGGACGGCCAGGTCAGCGCCGCCCGTGTCGCCGCAGGCGCCTGCTCGGAAGTTGCTTGCCGTTTGCCGGCTTTGGAAGAGGCGCTGGTGGGAACGTTATGCAGCGCTGAACTTGGAGAAGAAGTTGCGCCGCAGCATCTCACGCCGCTTGCGCCGCTCGACGACCTGCGCGGCTCAGCCGCGTATCGCCGCGATGCGGCGCTGACCCTGGTGCGCCGGACCTTGAACGAATTGGGAGCACGGGCATGA